Proteins from one Brevibacillus humidisoli genomic window:
- a CDS encoding fumarylacetoacetate hydrolase family protein, giving the protein MRVIRFVDSDEKPRCAALTDDGQVYPLPYQEFMELIREADRLKTTPLTLVKRMISDVEPLAQSLEQLRLLVPIVAPEIWACGVTYEKSKEARNYEATAGKLDVTTFYDKVYDAWRPEIFFKSTSARTVGPDAPLSLRSDSNWQIPEPELGLVLDQHGTIVGYTIGNDMSCRDIEGENPLYLPQAKIWKDSCSIGPAIRLAETVPDPYSLEIICRIYRDQQQVVEGSASTRQLKRRLDELVSFLIQDNQIFDGTVLLTGTSIVPPNDFTLADGDRIEIQIPGIGILRNPVRALRKTMTALS; this is encoded by the coding sequence ATGCGCGTCATTCGATTTGTTGATTCAGATGAGAAACCGAGATGTGCCGCACTTACAGATGACGGACAGGTATATCCCCTGCCGTATCAGGAGTTTATGGAGCTGATCCGAGAGGCTGACCGGCTCAAGACCACTCCGCTTACATTGGTAAAGCGGATGATCAGCGATGTGGAGCCGTTAGCGCAATCTCTGGAGCAGCTGCGATTGTTGGTGCCGATCGTGGCTCCAGAGATCTGGGCATGCGGCGTCACCTACGAGAAGAGCAAGGAAGCGAGGAATTACGAGGCAACTGCCGGGAAGCTGGATGTGACCACATTTTACGACAAGGTGTACGATGCCTGGCGGCCAGAGATTTTTTTCAAGTCGACGTCGGCCAGGACAGTGGGGCCCGATGCTCCTCTCTCCCTGCGCAGTGATTCCAACTGGCAGATCCCGGAGCCGGAACTGGGACTCGTCCTCGATCAGCACGGGACGATTGTTGGCTACACGATCGGCAATGACATGAGCTGCCGCGATATCGAAGGAGAAAACCCGCTCTATTTGCCACAGGCAAAAATCTGGAAAGACTCCTGCTCGATCGGCCCCGCCATCCGCTTGGCCGAAACGGTACCCGATCCCTACAGCCTGGAGATCATCTGCCGCATCTATCGCGACCAGCAACAAGTGGTCGAAGGCTCGGCCAGTACCCGTCAATTAAAACGACGACTGGATGAGCTGGTTTCGTTTTTGATACAGGACAATCAAATCTTTGACGGTACGGTTCTCTTGACCGGTACCAGCATTGTTCCTCCTAACGACTTTACCCTGGCAGACGGCGACCGGATCGAGATTCAGATTCCAGGGATCGGCATTTTGCGCAATCCCGTTCGCGCCTTGCGCAAGACGATGACAGCGCTTTCGTAG
- a CDS encoding IclR family transcriptional regulator: protein MQKKYWVPAVERADAILHLLAAEPSQLRLMDLSNRLGIHKSSMFSLLHTMETLGWIVKEKGDTYSLGPSLGALSASYFRQFSILESFYLEAVSSVKRVDETVQLSILDGRDIIYLAKRECAGPVRVVTDPGMRYPAYATAMGKVQLSQFSYDQLKTLYPEPKLEAKTPFTVKDVDQLWQQLEQIRGQGYGSEQQEATPGFYCVAAPIFNHENRIIAAVSFTMLENRWLEKSELATTEIIDLARRLSTHAGHTR, encoded by the coding sequence ATGCAAAAAAAGTATTGGGTGCCGGCGGTTGAGCGGGCAGATGCGATTCTCCACCTTTTGGCCGCAGAACCTTCCCAACTCCGATTGATGGATTTGTCCAACCGTCTGGGGATACACAAGAGCTCGATGTTTTCGCTTCTTCACACCATGGAAACGCTGGGGTGGATCGTAAAGGAAAAAGGGGATACCTATTCGCTGGGACCGTCTCTTGGCGCGTTAAGCGCTTCGTATTTCAGACAGTTTAGTATTTTGGAGTCTTTTTATTTGGAAGCGGTCTCTTCTGTAAAACGCGTCGATGAGACGGTGCAGTTATCAATCCTGGATGGGCGAGACATCATCTATCTGGCCAAACGGGAATGCGCCGGTCCGGTACGAGTGGTGACCGATCCCGGTATGCGCTACCCTGCCTATGCGACTGCGATGGGCAAAGTACAGTTGTCGCAGTTCAGCTATGACCAGCTAAAAACGCTTTATCCTGAGCCGAAGCTGGAGGCGAAAACCCCTTTTACCGTAAAAGATGTGGATCAATTGTGGCAGCAGCTGGAGCAGATTCGGGGACAAGGATACGGGAGCGAACAGCAGGAAGCGACGCCAGGGTTTTACTGTGTCGCCGCGCCGATTTTTAATCACGAAAACCGCATCATCGCTGCCGTCAGTTTCACGATGCTGGAGAACAGATGGCTGGAAAAATCGGAACTAGCCACGACGGAGATCATCGATCTGGCCAGACGGCTCTCCACTCATGCGGGACACACAAGATAA
- a CDS encoding SDR family NAD(P)-dependent oxidoreductase, with translation MRLKGKVALITGAGSGIGRSTALLFASQGAKVIVNDISDAQGSDTVAEIVRQGGEGLFLKGDVTKAEEVEAIARRAIERYRQIDVLFNNAGISGVGAVHETAEDLWDRVVNVNIKGVFLVSKAVLPHMMARRTGSIINMSSCIAEIGLQRRAVYSASKGAVLALTKSMQVDYATYNIRVNALLPGTILTPFVEEYLRKSYDNPEEAMESLKQRQLSGDLGRPEDVAQAALYLASDESRFMMGSPLYIDGGATFGKMA, from the coding sequence ATGAGATTAAAGGGGAAAGTTGCCTTGATTACCGGGGCGGGCTCGGGCATCGGCAGAAGCACCGCCCTCCTGTTCGCCAGCCAAGGGGCGAAAGTGATCGTCAACGATATCTCCGATGCACAAGGTAGCGACACCGTCGCGGAGATTGTACGGCAGGGAGGGGAGGGGCTCTTTCTCAAGGGGGATGTCACAAAGGCGGAAGAAGTGGAGGCGATTGCGAGACGAGCGATTGAGCGATACCGGCAGATTGACGTCTTGTTCAATAACGCTGGCATCTCCGGAGTAGGCGCCGTCCATGAAACGGCGGAAGACCTCTGGGATCGGGTAGTCAATGTGAACATCAAGGGGGTCTTTCTGGTCAGCAAAGCCGTCCTGCCCCACATGATGGCACGCCGAACAGGAAGCATCATCAACATGTCCTCCTGTATCGCTGAGATCGGCTTGCAGCGCAGAGCGGTCTACTCGGCCAGCAAGGGAGCCGTTCTGGCCCTGACCAAGTCGATGCAGGTGGATTACGCCACCTACAACATCAGAGTCAATGCGCTGTTGCCGGGGACGATTCTCACCCCGTTTGTCGAGGAATATCTGCGAAAGTCCTACGATAATCCAGAGGAAGCGATGGAGAGCCTGAAGCAGCGCCAACTGAGCGGTGATCTGGGACGCCCGGAAGACGTAGCGCAAGCAGCGCTTTACCTCGCTTCCGATGAGTCGAGATTTATGATGGGCTCACCGCTGTACATTGATGGCGGCGCGACGTTTGGAAAGATGGCATGA
- a CDS encoding fumarylacetoacetate hydrolase family protein codes for MKIVTFHTGSDWQLGVKTERGVLSTANTTVGDTDHPKLPQTVRQYLDGGEAAHRQLANYIQAAEKTGEDELFLQEASLHFGPCVPDPGKIICVGLNYRKHAEESNMPVPPYPVLFNKYINTLAGHGEEIFLPPDAKQVDYEAELAIVIGRQAKRVAREAALNYVAGYCNANDLSARDLQFRTNQWLLGKCCDGFSPIGPYLVTADEVGDPNQLEIKTFVNGELRQHSHTSDMIFHCDQIVSYLSHYMTLEPGDVILTGTPEGVIMGYPKEKQVWLKDGDEVTIEIEKLGKLTNRMREERL; via the coding sequence ATGAAAATCGTAACATTTCACACAGGATCTGATTGGCAGTTAGGAGTAAAAACAGAGCGAGGGGTCTTATCCACTGCAAACACAACAGTGGGGGACACTGACCATCCCAAGTTGCCGCAGACTGTCCGCCAGTATCTTGACGGAGGAGAAGCTGCCCACCGCCAGTTGGCCAACTACATCCAGGCCGCCGAGAAGACCGGCGAAGATGAACTGTTTCTGCAGGAAGCGAGTCTGCATTTTGGACCTTGTGTCCCTGATCCAGGCAAAATCATCTGTGTCGGCTTAAACTACCGAAAGCATGCGGAAGAATCCAACATGCCCGTTCCCCCATACCCGGTGCTGTTCAACAAATATATCAACACACTGGCGGGACACGGAGAGGAGATTTTCCTGCCGCCTGATGCAAAACAGGTCGATTACGAAGCGGAGCTGGCGATCGTGATCGGCAGACAGGCAAAGCGGGTGGCGCGAGAAGCTGCCCTGAACTATGTGGCAGGATACTGCAATGCCAATGATTTGTCGGCCCGCGACTTGCAGTTCCGCACCAACCAGTGGCTGCTTGGCAAGTGCTGTGACGGGTTTAGTCCCATCGGTCCCTACCTGGTGACCGCAGACGAAGTGGGAGATCCCAACCAGCTTGAAATCAAGACGTTCGTAAATGGCGAGCTGAGACAGCACTCCCATACTTCGGATATGATCTTCCACTGCGATCAGATCGTCAGCTATCTCTCTCATTACATGACGCTTGAACCAGGGGATGTCATCCTGACCGGAACACCAGAAGGCGTCATCATGGGATACCCAAAAGAGAAACAGGTCTGGCTCAAAGACGGAGATGAAGTGACAATTGAGATTGAAAAGCTGGGGAAGCTGACCAATCGGATGAGAGAAGAGCGGCTGTAG
- a CDS encoding GntR family transcriptional regulator, giving the protein MPKYNLKPIVKEETTKERAYKEIKSAILNGYISYDEIFTEVQLAESLNTSRTPIREAVQDLIKEGLVIAIPRKGLTVRKITENELEQIFMLRISIESEVIKKLTGMISQKQLEELKQICQDQEEAMNNDEGAVFINLDQNFHLTLTRFASYELVEQVLLNLHDLSTLIGLQAVKRKNRMNEVLQEHLAIIEAMETQDPEQAARRMIEHLRLTNKSIKLQEKGETS; this is encoded by the coding sequence ATGCCGAAATATAACTTAAAACCGATTGTAAAAGAAGAGACAACGAAAGAGCGAGCGTACAAGGAAATCAAGAGCGCCATTCTCAATGGCTATATTTCCTATGACGAGATTTTTACGGAAGTGCAGCTCGCAGAATCGCTGAATACGTCTCGAACGCCGATTCGGGAAGCGGTTCAGGATTTGATCAAGGAGGGATTGGTGATCGCCATCCCCCGCAAAGGATTGACGGTCAGAAAGATCACGGAAAATGAGCTGGAGCAGATCTTTATGCTGCGCATCTCCATTGAAAGTGAAGTGATCAAGAAGCTGACCGGCATGATCAGCCAAAAGCAGTTGGAAGAGCTGAAACAGATCTGCCAAGACCAGGAAGAGGCGATGAACAACGACGAAGGAGCCGTGTTTATCAACCTCGATCAGAACTTCCATCTAACTTTAACCCGATTTGCCAGCTATGAACTGGTCGAGCAGGTCTTGCTCAACCTGCATGATCTGAGCACGCTGATTGGGTTGCAGGCGGTAAAGCGGAAAAACCGCATGAATGAAGTCCTGCAGGAACATCTGGCCATCATCGAAGCGATGGAGACACAGGATCCTGAACAGGCTGCCCGCCGCATGATTGAGCATCTCAGACTGACGAACAAGTCGATCAAACTACAGGAAAAAGGAGAGACATCGTAA
- a CDS encoding pyridoxamine 5'-phosphate oxidase family protein — translation MSKPTNELSPQLIEALQGQTVVFVNVIEPESKKVYTSALSWVFATDDKTIRFAIDTKSEMVAILEKDPKITLSFIADESAYAVYGNATVKVRKTEDLTLKMALLEVAVEEVRNIMFYGGKIVQEPSFIKTYNADLAKKLDNEMKEALYAL, via the coding sequence ATGAGCAAACCAACCAACGAGCTTTCGCCGCAACTGATTGAAGCACTGCAGGGACAGACCGTCGTTTTCGTCAATGTCATTGAGCCTGAGTCGAAAAAGGTGTACACGTCAGCGCTTTCCTGGGTGTTTGCCACTGACGACAAGACGATCCGCTTTGCGATCGACACTAAGTCGGAAATGGTTGCCATCCTGGAAAAAGACCCGAAAATTACACTCAGCTTTATTGCAGATGAGAGCGCTTACGCTGTCTACGGAAATGCGACGGTCAAAGTACGCAAGACGGAGGACTTGACGCTAAAAATGGCGCTGCTCGAAGTTGCGGTGGAAGAAGTGCGTAACATCATGTTCTATGGTGGGAAAATCGTACAGGAGCCTAGCTTTATCAAGACCTATAATGCCGATTTGGCCAAGAAGCTGGATAACGAAATGAAAGAGGCGCTGTACGCCCTGTAA
- a CDS encoding 4-hydroxyphenylacetate 3-hydroxylase family protein, with the protein MTRTGKQYLDSLKDNRCVYIGGERVEDVTTHPAFAGIAQSFAGLYDYAANPENDMTYITEDGTVANKIYMMPKSREDLAVRREAIAKWARQTCGFAGRSPDHVASFLAGFASHPEVFARGGERYQENVQRFYKYARDNDLFVTYVIIPPQIDRSKAAHEQEEKYLPVGVYEEKQDGIVVRGSQMLGTSSAVSNYLFVSCITPLRPGDEDYAVSFVVPMDAPGLKMYARPSFAADKPSTFDYPLSTRFDESDSLLVFDDVFIPWENVFVYKNIDLCRAQFHETPAHIWGNNQAQTRFTTKLKFLLGIARKITEMNGTDRFPQVQEKLGELASLASSVEAALLASEYSCITDKNGMVRPNPRFLYGVVGMQDYLYPTVIKILRELAGGGVLQVPSSYKEMVNPETKDDIRRYIRSSNGDSEQRIQLFKLAWDVIGSEFGGRHQQYELFYNGAPFVVKGYSFRNYGYQETVELVDAFLASYGLPGKENSETSDKVEQM; encoded by the coding sequence ATGACAAGAACCGGAAAACAGTACTTGGACTCTCTGAAGGACAACAGATGTGTGTACATCGGCGGGGAACGGGTCGAAGATGTGACCACCCATCCCGCTTTTGCCGGTATTGCACAGAGCTTCGCCGGTCTGTACGATTACGCTGCAAACCCTGAGAACGACATGACCTACATTACGGAGGATGGAACGGTCGCCAACAAGATCTACATGATGCCGAAAAGCAGGGAAGACCTGGCGGTACGCCGAGAAGCAATTGCCAAATGGGCGAGGCAGACGTGTGGCTTTGCTGGTAGAAGTCCTGACCACGTCGCCAGTTTTCTTGCCGGATTCGCCAGCCATCCGGAAGTGTTTGCGCGTGGTGGAGAACGGTATCAGGAGAATGTCCAGCGTTTCTACAAATATGCTCGTGACAACGACCTGTTTGTCACCTACGTCATCATTCCGCCACAGATCGATCGCAGCAAAGCGGCTCATGAACAAGAGGAGAAATATCTGCCTGTAGGTGTGTATGAAGAAAAGCAGGACGGAATTGTCGTGCGCGGCTCACAGATGTTGGGAACCAGTTCAGCGGTCAGCAATTACCTGTTCGTCAGCTGTATCACCCCGCTCCGTCCGGGGGATGAAGATTATGCCGTTTCCTTTGTCGTACCGATGGACGCACCAGGGTTGAAGATGTATGCTCGTCCCAGCTTTGCAGCAGACAAGCCGAGTACCTTTGACTATCCGCTGTCTACCCGCTTTGATGAAAGTGACTCGCTGCTGGTGTTTGACGACGTATTTATCCCTTGGGAAAACGTGTTTGTCTATAAAAATATCGATTTGTGCCGCGCTCAATTCCATGAGACGCCAGCCCACATCTGGGGGAACAATCAAGCGCAGACGCGCTTTACGACCAAGCTAAAGTTCTTGCTGGGGATCGCGCGTAAAATCACGGAGATGAACGGAACGGACAGATTTCCGCAAGTTCAGGAAAAGCTGGGGGAATTGGCTTCACTTGCTTCTTCCGTAGAAGCAGCACTGCTCGCTTCGGAATACAGCTGCATCACCGACAAGAATGGCATGGTTCGACCCAATCCTCGCTTCCTGTATGGTGTGGTAGGAATGCAGGACTACCTGTATCCGACCGTTATCAAGATCTTGCGTGAGCTGGCCGGTGGCGGCGTACTCCAGGTCCCTTCGTCGTACAAGGAGATGGTGAATCCGGAGACCAAAGACGATATCCGCCGCTACATTCGCTCATCCAACGGAGATTCCGAACAGCGGATCCAATTGTTTAAACTGGCATGGGATGTGATCGGCTCAGAGTTTGGCGGTCGACACCAGCAATACGAGCTGTTTTACAACGGGGCTCCGTTTGTTGTGAAAGGATATTCGTTCCGCAACTACGGATACCAGGAGACAGTTGAGTTGGTCGATGCTTTCTTGGCCAGCTACGGACTGCCAGGGAAAGAAAACTCCGAAACTTCGGACAAGGTAGAGCAGATGTAA
- a CDS encoding carbon-nitrogen family hydrolase: MKVASIQLEIKDQESKEQRIARVESMLGEVAGCDLVVLPEIWATGYFSFDRYHEEAEELDGPFVQRMSAKAKELHTYLFAGSFVERQGDRYYNTSVLFNPEGGIVGTYRKIHLFRYGSAEGELLTRGEEISVFDTPFGKVGLATCYDLRFPELFRKQVDLGAEILLITSAWPHQRLAHWNLFNSVRALENQCFLISSNCVGTTRNVLLGGHSQVVDPWGITVASGGEHETIVRTEIDTEQIKRIREVFPQLKHRVL, translated from the coding sequence ATGAAGGTAGCATCCATTCAGTTGGAAATCAAAGATCAGGAGTCGAAAGAGCAGCGGATTGCTCGCGTCGAATCGATGCTTGGAGAAGTGGCAGGCTGTGATTTGGTTGTTCTGCCGGAAATCTGGGCCACCGGATACTTCTCCTTTGATCGCTATCATGAAGAAGCAGAAGAGCTGGACGGTCCGTTTGTCCAGCGGATGTCGGCCAAAGCAAAAGAACTGCATACCTACCTGTTCGCTGGCAGTTTTGTAGAGCGGCAAGGGGATCGTTACTACAACACCAGTGTCTTGTTTAACCCTGAGGGTGGCATAGTCGGGACATACCGCAAGATCCACCTGTTCCGCTATGGTTCTGCCGAGGGTGAGCTGCTGACGCGAGGGGAGGAGATCTCCGTATTTGACACGCCTTTTGGCAAAGTAGGGCTGGCCACTTGTTATGATTTGCGTTTCCCGGAACTGTTTCGCAAGCAAGTGGATCTCGGGGCAGAAATCCTGCTGATCACCTCTGCCTGGCCGCATCAGCGACTCGCTCACTGGAACCTGTTCAATTCTGTGCGCGCCTTGGAAAACCAGTGCTTTTTGATCTCCAGCAACTGTGTCGGAACTACGAGAAATGTACTTCTGGGCGGTCACAGTCAGGTTGTCGATCCGTGGGGGATCACGGTTGCATCGGGTGGAGAGCACGAGACCATCGTGAGGACGGAGATCGACACGGAACAAATCAAGCGGATTCGGGAGGTCTTCCCACAATTGAAGCACCGTGTCCTATGA
- a CDS encoding DUF2848 domain-containing protein: MKLYTADFTLDWKPQRLVIAGYTGRDQEAVKKHIDELLELGVPAPRRVPMIYDLSPELLRTSEEISVVCNDSSGEAEVVLLDVDGSWYVGLGSDHTDRVLEAVSVQKSKQVCAKPMAREVWPLDSIADHWDEIELRSWVTINGEEQLYQSGRLDAFLAPQDLLDIVRQRDYAAPNMALFCGTLALIDGQFQYGEAFRAELLDNKTNRSISLSYEVKQLKNAEEDE; encoded by the coding sequence ATGAAGCTCTACACGGCCGATTTTACACTGGACTGGAAACCACAGCGGCTTGTAATTGCCGGGTATACGGGAAGAGACCAAGAGGCTGTCAAAAAACACATCGATGAATTATTGGAACTTGGCGTGCCGGCGCCCAGACGGGTTCCGATGATCTACGATCTCTCCCCGGAACTGCTGCGGACATCAGAGGAGATTTCCGTGGTCTGCAATGATTCCAGCGGCGAAGCGGAAGTCGTCCTGCTGGATGTCGACGGGAGTTGGTATGTGGGGCTAGGCAGCGACCACACCGATCGCGTATTGGAGGCTGTCTCGGTCCAAAAATCAAAACAGGTTTGCGCCAAGCCGATGGCCAGAGAAGTATGGCCCCTTGATTCGATTGCTGATCACTGGGACGAGATTGAACTCCGTAGTTGGGTCACCATCAACGGTGAAGAGCAGCTTTACCAATCTGGCAGGCTGGACGCTTTTCTGGCACCGCAGGATCTGCTCGATATCGTCCGGCAGCGTGACTATGCGGCGCCTAACATGGCCTTGTTTTGTGGCACACTGGCCTTGATCGATGGGCAATTCCAATATGGCGAGGCGTTTCGCGCCGAGTTGCTAGACAACAAAACCAACCGCTCAATCAGCCTTTCCTACGAGGTAAAACAGCTGAAAAATGCAGAGGAGGACGAATAA
- a CDS encoding cupin domain-containing protein: MAKPELEFTDYRKFEAKPFSKVEGLSERVIAADPETKVATRILQFEPGTDTSPNGVQIHDFWEELYIIEGSIIDLNLNEEFSAGMVACRPPGMKHGPWKSPNGCKIFEVRYYAK; the protein is encoded by the coding sequence ATGGCAAAACCGGAACTGGAATTTACCGACTACCGCAAGTTTGAGGCAAAACCGTTCAGCAAAGTGGAGGGGTTGTCGGAGAGAGTGATCGCTGCCGATCCCGAGACAAAAGTAGCGACTCGCATCCTGCAGTTTGAACCAGGAACCGATACCTCACCAAACGGCGTTCAGATACACGACTTCTGGGAGGAGCTGTACATCATCGAAGGCTCTATCATCGACCTTAACCTCAATGAAGAATTCTCTGCGGGAATGGTGGCATGTCGCCCTCCGGGCATGAAACACGGCCCGTGGAAATCGCCGAATGGCTGCAAAATTTTTGAAGTTCGTTACTACGCCAAGTGA
- a CDS encoding TRAP transporter substrate-binding protein, producing the protein MNKAKKMFQAIATGLLSAALLTACGGGGAPADSTQGGPTDSGSGEAAQETLKLKMAYITKENSAWHLAAERINSILKEKSNGRITVELFPGGQLGNETDMMQQINTGSVDMGIITTAQLSSSSEAFGAWLMPFVVDTHQQAYKLMKSDEANALFDTLTKENVHGLGYLTTGFRYMLSTKPIESKQQLEGLKLRTTPSPTILDYWTALKASPTPMPLTEVYTSLQTGVIDAIDIDSDSLVNEKLTEIAKHMTPDKHMYWAGGVLINKDRWSGLSDEDKKLIEEAVDTAMQENIEYLETSEADLLANYEQKYGITNVYELKDKEQLQQQVQPVIDAWVQKAPEIGKFLEKAKQIAAE; encoded by the coding sequence ATGAACAAGGCAAAGAAGATGTTTCAAGCAATTGCGACTGGTCTGCTCTCCGCTGCGCTCTTGACGGCTTGCGGAGGCGGTGGAGCACCGGCTGACTCCACGCAAGGAGGGCCGACTGATTCCGGAAGCGGAGAAGCGGCACAAGAGACACTGAAGTTGAAGATGGCTTATATCACCAAGGAAAATAGTGCCTGGCATCTGGCCGCTGAGCGGATCAACTCCATTCTCAAGGAAAAGTCGAACGGTCGCATTACTGTCGAACTATTCCCGGGTGGACAGCTGGGGAACGAAACGGACATGATGCAGCAGATCAACACAGGAAGTGTTGATATGGGAATTATTACGACAGCTCAGCTGAGCAGTTCTTCTGAGGCATTTGGAGCATGGTTGATGCCGTTTGTCGTTGATACCCACCAGCAGGCTTACAAGCTGATGAAAAGTGACGAGGCCAATGCCTTGTTTGACACGCTGACCAAAGAAAACGTCCATGGATTAGGCTACCTGACAACCGGCTTCCGCTACATGTTGTCCACCAAGCCGATTGAAAGTAAACAGCAGTTGGAAGGGCTGAAGTTGCGGACTACTCCAAGCCCAACGATCCTTGATTACTGGACAGCGTTAAAGGCAAGCCCAACTCCGATGCCGCTGACCGAAGTCTACACCTCCTTGCAAACAGGTGTGATTGATGCGATCGACATCGATTCTGACTCACTGGTTAATGAGAAGCTGACAGAAATCGCCAAGCATATGACGCCGGACAAGCATATGTACTGGGCTGGCGGCGTGTTGATCAACAAGGATCGCTGGAGCGGTTTGTCCGATGAAGACAAGAAGCTGATTGAAGAAGCGGTCGATACGGCGATGCAAGAAAACATTGAATACCTGGAAACGAGTGAAGCCGACCTGTTGGCCAACTACGAACAAAAATACGGCATTACCAACGTGTACGAATTGAAAGATAAGGAACAACTGCAACAGCAAGTCCAACCTGTTATCGACGCTTGGGTGCAAAAGGCACCGGAAATCGGGAAGTTCCTGGAGAAGGCAAAACAAATCGCAGCTGAGTAG
- a CDS encoding TRAP transporter small permease — protein MISIIAGLLDKLLVWLSIATGAALTINMVVAVFFRYVINHAIFWADELSLYLFCWATFLGACLAVKRSDMAAVTVLLDRLPPAARFVVQLVIHVCVLLFAAVIGYYSIIWVMSPSVDQYSPTIPIKLSMLYSILPVGMFCMMVFALEHIVDLVKNRKSGEGENQK, from the coding sequence GTGATCTCCATCATCGCTGGCCTTTTGGATAAGCTGCTGGTCTGGTTAAGTATCGCAACCGGAGCTGCACTGACAATCAACATGGTTGTAGCGGTATTTTTCCGCTACGTGATCAATCACGCCATTTTTTGGGCGGACGAACTCTCGCTCTATCTCTTTTGCTGGGCGACATTCCTGGGAGCTTGTCTCGCCGTAAAGCGTTCCGATATGGCGGCGGTCACGGTTTTGCTTGACCGCCTGCCTCCTGCAGCTCGCTTTGTCGTTCAACTGGTGATTCACGTCTGTGTCCTGTTGTTCGCAGCAGTGATCGGTTATTACTCGATCATCTGGGTGATGAGTCCAAGTGTCGATCAGTACTCCCCGACCATCCCGATCAAGTTGTCCATGCTGTATTCCATCCTTCCTGTCGGAATGTTCTGCATGATGGTGTTTGCATTGGAACATATCGTGGATTTGGTGAAAAACAGGAAGTCTGGGGAAGGGGAGAATCAGAAATGA